One segment of Solanum stenotomum isolate F172 chromosome 1, ASM1918654v1, whole genome shotgun sequence DNA contains the following:
- the LOC125865725 gene encoding methyl jasmonate esterase 1-like, translated as MEKSKLAYANATVLGPKAKKHFVLVHTLGHGAWSWYKIVALMTSTGHNVTAIDLGASGINPKQALEIPHFSDYLSPLMEFMASLPAGKKVVLVGHSLGGFAISKAMETFPEKISVAVFLSALMPGPILNVTDIYTKALNATIVQLDNRIAYDNGPTNPPATLILGLNYLAASVYQLSPIEDLTLATTLVRPFYLYSAEDVSKEIVLTSKRYGSVRRVFIVAPENNALKKEFQQWMIEKNPPDEVEQIEGSDHATMMSKPQQLFTTLLSIAYKYS; from the exons ATGGAGAAAAGCAAGTTGGCATACGCAAATGCTACCGTGTTAGGGCCTAAAGCTAAGAAGCACTTTGTGCTTGTTCATACTTTAGGCCATGGAGCCTGGTCCTGGTACAAGATTGTAGCATTGATGACATCTACAGGGCATAATGTCACAGCTATTGACTTGGGTGCTTCAGGGATCAACCCCAAACAGGCCCTTGAAATTCCACATTTTTCTGATTACTTGAGTCCACTAATGGAGTTCATGGCTTCACTTCCTGCTGGTAAAAAAGTAGTTCTCGTAGGGCATAGCCTTGGTGGATTCGCCATTTCTAAAGCCATGGAAACATTCCCTGAAAAGATTTCAGTTGCTGTATTTCTTAGTGCTCTAATGCCTGGTCCAATTCTCAATGTAACCGATATCTACACTAAG GCACTCAATGCAACAATAGTTCAACTTGATAATCGTATTGCATATGATAATGGACCTACAAATCCTCCAGCCACTCTCATCCTAGGTCTGAACTACTTGGCAGCTAGTGTTTATCAGCTGAGCCCAATTGAG GATTTGACTCTGGCCACTACACTAGTAAGGCCATTTTATTTATACAGCGCGGAAGATGTTTCTAAGGAGATAGTTCTTACAAGCAAAAGGTATGGATCAGTTAGGCGAGTGTTCATTGTTGCTCCTGAAAATAATGCTCTGAAGAAGGAATTTCAACAGTGGATGATTGAAAAGAATCCACCAGATGAAGTGGAACAGATCGAGGGCTCTGACCACGCGACCATGATGTCTAAGCCCCAACAACTTTTTACTACTCTTCTGAGCATCGCTTACAAGTATAGCTAA
- the LOC125865665 gene encoding methyl jasmonate esterase 1-like encodes MCSFFKTKEKDMEKTKFLTSLVVLTLLLSYANATLSEPKAKKHFVLVHTAGHGGWSWYKIVALLRSSGHNVTALDLAASGINPKQTFQVPLFSDYLVPLMEFMASLPAPEKVVLVGHSYSGLAITKAMETFSAKISVAVFVTALMPGPKINVTTVYNELIRSVSIPDNSFTFDNGPTNPPTTFIPGPMYMATNMYQRSPFQDLTLAYTLVRPTHFYTVEDVSKEAVFTNNRYGSVRRAFIVADEDRLLKKEFQRLMIQKNPPDEVEEIQGSDTMMMMSKPQQLFFTLIRIAKKYN; translated from the exons ATGTGCTCATTCTTCAaaacaaaggaaaaagatatGGAGAAAACCAAGTTTCTAACAAGTCTAGTAGTTCTAACACTTCTGTTGTCATATGCAAATGCAACCTTGTCAGAGCCTAAAGCTAAGAAGCACTTTGTGCTAGTTCATACGGCAGGCCATGGAGGCTGGTCCTGGTACAAGATTGTGGCATTGCTCAGATCTTCAGGGCATAATGTCACTGCTCTGGACTTGGCTGCTTCAGGAATCAACCCGAAACAGACCTTCCAAGTCCCACTTTTTTCTGATTACTTGGTTCCGCTAATGGAGTTCATGGCTTCTCTTCCTGCACCTGAAAAAGTGGTTCTTGTAGGCCATAGCTATAGTGGACTCGCCATTACTAAAGCAATGGAAACCTTTTCAGCAAAAATTTCAGTTGCTGTATTTGTCACTGCTCTGATGCCTGGTCCAAAAATCAATGTAACCACAGTCTACAATGAG TTAATCAGGTCGGTATCTATACCTGATAATAGTTTTACATTCGATAATGGGCCGACGAATCCTCCAACCACCTTCATCCCAGGTCCAATGTACATGGCAACTAATATGTACCAGAGGAGCCCATTTCAG GATTTGACGTTGGCCTATACACTAGTAAGGCCAACACACTTCTACACTGTGGAAGATGTTTCTAAGGAGGCAGTTTTTACAAACAATAGGTATGGATCAGTTAGGCGAGCATTCATTGTTGCTGATGAAGATAGACTTTTGAAGAAAGAATTTCAAAGGTTGATGATCCAAAAGAATCCACCAGATGAAGTGGAAGAGATCCAGGGCTCTGACACAATGATGATGATGTCTAAGCcccaacaacttttttttactCTTATAAGAATTGCCAAAAAGTATAACTAG
- the LOC125865719 gene encoding methyl jasmonate esterase 1-like, which yields MEKNKFLISLVLILLLSYANATLPGPKAKKHFVLVHKGCHGAWSWYKIVALMRSSGHNVTALDLGASGINPKQTFEVPHFSDFLSPLMEFMASLPAHEKVVLVGHEIGGLAISKAMETFPKKISVAVFVTGLMPGPNINVTTVYNELLKSVSQSDNRVIYDNGPTNPPTTFILGPKYIKTNLYQRSPIQDLALAYTLVRPIHFYNVEDVSKEIVITNKRYGSVRRAFIVAIEDKLLKKEFQRLMIEKNPPDEVEEIQGSDTTIMMSKPQQLFTALLSIANKYA from the exons atggaaaaaaacaagtttttaaTAAGTTTAGTTCTGATACTTTTGTTGTCATATGCAAATGCAACCTTGCCAGGGCCTAAAGCTAAGAAGCACTTTGTGCTAGTTCATAAGGGATGCCATGGAGCCTGGTCCTGGTACAAGATTGTGGCATTGATGAGATCTTCAGGGCATAATGTCACAGCTCTGGACTTGGGTGCTTCAGGAATTAACCCGAAACAGACCTTTGAAGTCCCACATTTTTCTGATTTCTTGAGTCCACTAATGGAGTTCATGGCTTCTCTTCCTGCACATGAAAAAGTGGTTCTTGTAGGCCATGAAATTGGTGGCTTAGCCATTTCTAAAGCCATGGAGACCTTTCCAAAAAAGATTTCAGTTGCTGTATTTGTCACTGGTCTGATGCCTGGTCCAAATATCAATGTAACCACCGTCTACAATGAG TTACTCAAGTCAGTATCTCAATCTGATAATCGTGTTATATACGATAATGGGCCGACGAATCCTCCAACCACCTTCATCCTAGGTCCAAAGTACATTAAAACTAACCTTTACCAGCGGAGCCCAATTCAG GATTTGGCATTGGCCTATACACTAGTAAGGCCAATACACTTTTACAATGTGGAAGATGTTTCTAAGGAGATAGTTATTACAAACAAAAGGTATGGATCAGTTAGGCGAGCATTCATTGTTGCCATTGAAGATAAACTTCTGAAGAAGGAATTTCAACGGTTGATGATTGAAAAGAATCCACCAGATGAAGTGGAAGAGATCCAGGGCTCTGACACAACGATCATGATGTCTAAGCCCCAACAACTATTTACTGCTCTTCTGAGCATTGCCAATAAGTACGCCTAA